Genomic window (Deltaproteobacteria bacterium):
AGACCGACGGCGGCCCCATCTCGGTGACCCTCACGCTCAGCCCCAGCTTCAATGGCCCGTCCACCTACGCGGTGAGCAGCGGCCACCTCGACTTCAACGTGGACTCCACCGGCGACGGCGGCGGGCACTACGCGAACACCCTCGTCGGCAGCGACACCTCCGTCACCATCAACGCCGACTTCTCGGGCAGCATCACCTTCACCCAGTGGGGCAACACCGCCAACCTGGTGGAGAACGGCACCGCCACCTGGACCTGCGCGCCGTAACCGTTCGGTTAACGCTCAGCCGGGATTGCGCTGCGCTGCTTCCTTGTTGTGCAGCAGGGTCGCCTTTGCGATACCGCGGCTGCTGACTGGAGAGGTTCGTGCGCGTTTCCCTGCTCGTCGCTGTTGCGGTGCCCCTGCTTGCCTGCGGAAAGCTGAAGGAGCGCATCCAGCTCCTGCGCGCGCCGCCTCCGCCGGTGGTCGCCGCGGCCCCGGAAGCGCCACCGCCGCCGCCGCCCGCGCCCGTCGCCCCGGCCGATCCGTACCAGCACGTGGACGTCGTCCTGCATGGCGCGCTCGAGAAGGAGCTCACGCCCAAGGTCACCTCGGGCACCGCGCCCGCGCTCGCGCTGGTGATGCAGCGGCTCTCGCTGTGGTGGATGTCGCCGGGCGAGGAGCGCGCGGGTGACGAGGTCCGCGCGGTGTACGAGCTGCCCGCGGGCCACGAGCCCCTGGTCCGCGCCCTGCGCTACACCTCGGGCAAGTACGGCCAGACCTTCACCGCCTACTACTACCAGCCCGCCGGCGCGCCCTTCGGCCGCTACTACACCGCCGACGGCCAGGAGCTCGA
Coding sequences:
- a CDS encoding M23 family metallopeptidase; amino-acid sequence: MRVSLLVAVAVPLLACGKLKERIQLLRAPPPPVVAAAPEAPPPPPPAPVAPADPYQHVDVVLHGALEKELTPKVTSGTAPALALVMQRLSLWWMSPGEERAGDEVRAVYELPAGHEPLVRALRYTSGKYGQTFTAYYYQPAGAPFGRYYTADGQELEERLKDSPISSYEQVTSFLKDGRHHQGVDFKTPVGTPVVMPFDGTLVKKNWNWRGNGNCLEFTDDHTGHHAKFLHLSVLPETLKPGQHFKTGQQVALTGNTGHTTAPHLHYQLESSSGAILDPFKIHPTYRTKLSESDLEGFKKVVADLDASLAR